The DNA window AGGCACCGCAGAGCCCATCCCACTCAGCCTCCTGTCCTGATGGGGCTCCCCTGGCCCCCTCTCtgctccaggggctgcaggaccGTGTCCACGCAGAAGGCCTTGCCCGGCTGGGCGTTccagggggaggaagggcagtgggTGAGGCCAGCAGCTCCTTGACCTTCCGGACCAGCAGCTGCTTCCAGTGGTCGAGGTCGGAGCCCAGCGGCAGGATGGCATCCATCCTGCCCTTGAAGCGGGGGTCGAGCAGCGTGGCCAGCACGTACTCCGGGCGGTGGAACATCTCGCTGAGGGGCTCGTTGGACAGCTGCAGGGCCAGGCTCTCGGCCAGGCGCATGGcggggccagccccctccccggccTGGCTCTCGAAGCGCAGGCGGATCTGCTGGAGGAAGATATGCAGGTAGCGCACCTGCGGCAGCACCTGGCTCAGTGAGGCGTCGGCCGCGCTCGCCTCCCGCACGGCCATCTCGaagggctgcagcagctccaccAGGCTGCGCATCAGCGTCCACTGGGTGGCGCTCAGGGCCAGGCCAGCCTCGCCCATCCGGCACTTGCCCGCGTACTCCTGCACGGCCGGCTGCAGCGCCAGCAGCCGCTCCAGCATGTAGTAGGTGGAGTCCCAGCTCGCCGTGGCCTCCTGCTTCAGCTGGCGCGGGGCcaagccatgctgctgctgcagctccgcCAGCCCCCTCCTGGCCTCCGGGAGCGGGCGAAGTGGGCGCAGATGGCGCGGGCCGCCCCCAGCATGCCCTCGATGCTGCGGTGGAGGTGCAGGAAGTCCAGCACCAGCTGGCTCAGGCAGTGAGCGAAGCAGGGGATGTGGGTGTGGCCACCGTCCTTCGCGGCCTGCTCCACGCCGGGGCTGCCGCCCGAGACCAGGAAGCGGGGCTCAGGGAGttctgggccagccacaggtggaGCTGCTCCGCCAACACCTGCTGCATGCCACCCAGCGCCTGCTTCCTGCAGAGCCCGCACGCACAGCACCGCCTGCCTGCGTTGGCTGCATGGCTGGCGCTGGCCTGACTGCGAGCGGGGTGCCAGCCAGTGCGCTGCCAGCGCCAGGTACGCCCCTGCCGGCCCCTGGGCCCACACGTGGGCACTGAGGTGCACCTGACTGACACTggcctgctgcagctccagggccaGGCCCAGGCCAACAGCCTGGCACAGCTGGGGCACTGCCTTGCGGGAGAAGAAGGCCGGCGAGGGGACGTGGTAGCGCGGGTCAGCCTGCGCCATGAACTGGAGGAAGGGCTTGGCCGAGacgaaggagcagggcagggccatgCCGCAGAGCAGCTCGGCAATGCTGCGGTTCCAGGCCTGCGCTCGCGGGTGGTTGGATGTGTATTTGCCGGGCACGTCCCCGCACTGCTCAGCCAGGCGGGCTTGGTTCTTGCTGGGGAGCAACGGGGCAGCTGGGTGGGCAGGGCTTTGTCCGCCTTGCCTTCGGGAGGCGCCTCACTCTGCCAGTTATCACGCACGGGAACTGGGGCCCCGCCAGGGCTGACGCAGGGCGATCTCAGGGGATCTGACGCTATGGGCGGTGAGAGACAGGTCCTCCATGGGCTCCTCGTCCTCCGCCGGCCCCAGGCTCAGCCTCTCGGACCGGGTGCTGCGGGGAGGAGTGGCAGGGGCGCCAgcagccctccccgcccccactccagcGGGTGCTTGCCCTCCAGGTGGCGCATGAGGGCTGAGGTGCCTAAGTGGCTGCCCAGTTTGCCACGGCTAATGCTGGCCTGGCACAGGGTGCAGACAGCCCGGCACACGTTGCTGCAGTCGATGTAAAGAACTGCCAGACGGCCGAGGTGGACTTGCGGCGCTTCGCGCCCGGTGGCACCAGGGTGGTTAGGGCGGCTGAGGTGCCTGGACTTGGGGAGCCCCTGGCCCACTAGCATCTCCAGGTAGGGTGTGGCCAGGTCCGGCTTGGGGTGCCCTGCTTGGACCCTGCCCTTCCTGCCCATCCCCTTGCCCTGGGGCAGCAGCTTGCTACTCTCGCTGCTTTCCTCCTCGCTGGACTCTGGGGAGGAATCAGTGACTGGGGTGcctgcccttccctgcctctcctcctcctcctcttcctcactggAGTCACTAATCATATACAGGAAGCGGGGGGCACCCTGGGGCACTTGGGGGGTGTGCTGCTGAGGGCTTGGGTTCGGGAGCACAAAGCACGGCTGGTGCCAAGCACAGTGTCCTGCAAGGGAAGCCCCTTCGCCatctgctcttcctcctcctcctcctcattctcctcctgctcctgggccctgccccctgctctcttCCTCTGACCCCACTCCAGGGTGCTTGCCCTCCAGATGGCGCTTGAGTGCAGTGGTGTTGCAGTAGCCCCTCAACTTGCCG is part of the Dermochelys coriacea isolate rDerCor1 chromosome 2, rDerCor1.pri.v4, whole genome shotgun sequence genome and encodes:
- the ZBED6CL gene encoding LOW QUALITY PROTEIN: ZBED6 C-terminal-like protein (The sequence of the model RefSeq protein was modified relative to this genomic sequence to represent the inferred CDS: inserted 2 bases in 1 codon), with the protein product MLERLLALQPAVQEYAGKCRMGEAGLALSATQWTLMRSLVELLQPFEMAVREASAADASLSQVLPQVRYLHIFLQQIRLRFESQAGEGAGPAMRLAESLALQLSNEPLSEMFHRPEYVLATLLDPRFKGRMDAILPLGSDLDHWKQLLVRKVKELLASPTALXLPLERPAGQGLLRGHGPAAPGAERGPGEPHQDRRLSGMGSAVPPLIQKEKTLTEHLESVGLLASEGRGASLPTESHLACVMVERYLRDNQTIGAREDPLGYWEKRHWLWPALAKLAMLYLSCPPSGAFSERIFTAPDSPFSETRPLHVESAARLVFLRANLGNFPDYPPPPLICSENDSAGSSSGEEGTLPA